The Candidatus Defluviibacterium haderslevense DNA window TCATTCGTGAACAATTCGTGAAAGATTGTACTGATAGTGTATTTTACCAATATCAGACTTTAAGGCTTATGAACTTAAAACAAAACGATCGTTGAATTCCTTGACTTCGATGTTCATTTACACTTGTTGAACCAATAACATAGTTCTAATTCTCAGGACACATTTCCATTTTATAAATTAGGGTATCGAATATTATTAGCTTGGTAGATATTTGGAAAGACAAGAAGGGAGACATGTAGAGCGATTAATGCATATACTTATGAACCTGAAATGATAGTCCATTTAGCTTGACTTAATGACAGATTCATCAAGCACGAATAGGGTGTATCTTGAAACAGAATATTGTTATTAGAGCAAATTAAGTTGGCACCTATCCTATGCCATTAACAATTGTTGCTTAATCAAGGAATCGGTAATGGTTTAATGCTTAATTCCACCAATTGCGAATGTCAGTGCCATCAAAAATATGATCATCATGACCCTCATTTTCATTCAGATATTTTTGCAAAATAGGAGAACCTTGAATGATGCTCCATAATTCAATCCATGCATCTTGTTGAATTTTATTTTCAAGTTTCATGATTTCATGATTATCTGCTTCTTCTTGCTCACTTAAGGAATTTAGCATTACGCCAAGGGATTTTTTTAAATCAAATGATATGTGGGTATATTTTTTATTCAATTCTTTTTCCGCCAGTTCCTTGAATTGATCTTCACAGAAGTAGTTAAGAATTTCTATGACCCGATCCATTTGGTTTAGAATTAAGTCACCATGGACATGTATTTCTGAATAATAGGCATTCGTAATTCTCAAATCAATGAGCGATCTTTTGAACAACATAAGACTTGGTATGTAGTCAAAATTATTATACTGCCAGAGTTCTTTTCGAAAAAAATATATATTTCGAAAAAAATATGGAATCTGGTATCGAATCAAATGCCAAATCTTAGATAGGGATCTATGGAGGAAATGATAGTTCATAGTGTTTGTATGATTTAATTAAAGGTAATACTAATTTTTTAAACTCATGAGGGCTTATTATTTATAAAATTTATAATTGAAGTTAATAAATGGGGATTTTTCCCCTGTTTTGATGATACAAAATTAAAATAGTTTTGCTGATTCTGAATTGGCTTGTAAAGGGAGACTTGAAAGTAAACCATTTATTAACTTTTTTATAGGATAGGGTTCATGATTTAAGAAGTTGATTTATACATTCTTACAAATGTTATAAAGATAAATATTGCATTACGTTTTAAAGTATATCTAAATAACATTAGTTTCACTTTTAATCTAATAACACTTAATGACTTGGGCTTTTTGTATTAGTTATGGATTTTTAATTTAAACTAGAAAAAATGAATCATTGATATTATTAAATCCATGATGGAGTGGCATTAATACAGTATGAAAAAAAAGCAAAGTGATCTTACCCCTAATACAAGAGTACTTACATTGGTTAAGTTATTATCCGACCGACATTGGAACAAGCACTGTTGTAACGAAAAGTAATTGAATTGATAGATTATCGATCCACATAGGAATTGAAACGCTCTTTTGACCTACTTCATTCAAAAATTCTACAGACTTTTAATCGATCATGTTAAAATTAAAAAATTGAATAAACTATTTTTTATGGCTTCCTTAAATGGTAAAATAGTTCAACAGTTTAATTTAAAAGCTATTAACAAAATAGATATCAGCAACTTTCATGCTGGTGTATACGTTATTCATATTCAAGATCATCCACAGATTGTGACAAGGGTGATTATAGAATAGTTATGTGCATTAAGAAATTCATATTAATCATAATGGTTTTTGGACTTGTGTATCATTCACAAGCCCAAAAACATTATGATTACAATTGGGCCTTTGGTTATGGTACAGGAATATATAACGATACGAATTATTTCGGTGGAGCAATAATGAGTTTTAATGATAATATTATTCATTTCTATCCTCAAGATAGATCGTTTGATATTAGATTCCAATCTAACACCTATTCCAATAAATTTGGTGAATTTATGTATCTATCTAATGGTTGTAGTCTTACTGATAAATACGCAAATAATTTAAAAGGGGCTGATACCATTGGATTTAGTAGAGTTTGGTCAATTAATTGTCCTAACAGTAATAATGTGGTTCAAGCAGGCTTATTTATTCCTACGGATGATTCTACTATAAATTACATTTATCTAGTTGTTGATACAATAGGACTTAAGATAAAATATAAATACTTATTGAGTGCAAAAATTTATATACCAACAGATTCTTTAATTTATAAAGATAGATTAATTATTCAAGATACACTTTATCATGGATTACATGCAATATCAGCAATCGATGCTAATAAGTGGTGGATCATCTGCCCCCAATACAATGTTAATAAATTTTGGACTTTTCTTTATTCATCAGAGGGAGTTATTCAAAAAATCGAAAACAATATAGGAATTATTAATGATTCATTATCATCAGGTGCCGGACAAGGATATTTTTCACCGGACGGCAGACATTATGCTTTATATAGTCCATATGGTGGGATGCAGGTTTTTAACTTTAATCGATTGAATGGACAATTAAGTAACTTTCGATTTTACAATATTAAATATCCGTACAATGTGGGAGTAGGACTTTCTTTTTCTCCGGATTCTAGATTTGTGTATGTGTGTAATCCTACAGAGGTATTACAAATAGATCTTCATGAATCAGATAGTACAAAAGCCATTGACACTGTTGGTGTGTTTGATAATTTCTTTGAACCCTATCCTACCACCTATTTACAAATGGCATTGGGACCTGATTGCAGAATCTATATCAGTACATATGGTGGTAATAGATACCTGCACGTGATCATGTATCCAAATAATAAGGGGAAGGCGTGTCAGCTCATCAACAGAGGCTTAAAATTACCATCCCGTAATTCATTCGCCATTCCAAATAACCCTCACTATAGAGTAGATGATCCTTATCCTTGTGATAGTACCATCGCCATTCACCTCAATGTTGGAACTCAAGACCAAGAAGAAGGTGTCTATAGATCCAATGATCTTATGATATATCCCATCCCTGCTGAAGACCTGTTACATTTGCAAATCCTTAGAGATCATTCTTCTGAATCTGAGGTGTTCATTTATGATATTCAAGGTAGAATGGTTTTACACCAATGCTATTTATCACTTAATGATGAACAAACAATAGATGTTGGCAGACTATATTCAGGAATTTATTTTATTATAGTGCGTGATCGGACCGGGAAGCGATGGATGGAAAGGTTTGTAAAGAGATGATGTTATTGTTATCAGAATAACCGTATATTTATCCAGATTTATCATGATTGTTGTTAGTAGAAGATTAGTATCAGTCAAAAATGATGCAAGAGTTTTGATTAAATAATTATGCGCTTAAAGAAATTCATATTAATCTTAATGGTTTTTGGGCTTGCGTATCATTCACAAGCCCAAAAACATGATTACACTTGGTTGCTCGGGTATGATAATGGTGTAAGTTCAGCTGGTGACACTTTTGGCATTTCCAGAATGGATTTTAACACTCCAAGTCTGAATCCTAAGATATTCTTAGATACTACTTTATATATGGACTTCGATGGGGCAAGTTCATGTATGTCAGATAGAAATGGTAAATTTATTTTTGCTACGAATAGTGTTAAAATCATTGATGCTACTGGAAAGACCATGATCAATGGATACGATATTGATCCAGACGGAAGTAATTTTGCTTCGATTTATCCTCAAACTAGCGTATCAATACCTTTAAATTCTGATACCAATAAGTATATGATTTTACATGAATCAATTATTTTAGCGAAGGGCTCAGGAGCTGGAAAGCCACTATTGTCAAGAATTGTTAATTTGAATATTCCAAACAGTTTAGGAATTGCCGATAAAAAATCTAAAATATTTTATAACGATACAATTCAACCTCTTGTTATGAGTCCTGTCCGTCATGCCAATGGTAGAGATTGGTGGCTTGCGAAACCTGGATTAATAGAAAATTATATTTATACTTTTTTAATTCGTGATACCAATATTTTATTATATGAAAAGCAAAGAATAGATACTGCATTGTACCATAGTTATTCACAAGGTTGTTTTTCGACTAATGGAAAATTCTATGCTAAAGTTACAACTGGTCAAGATAGCGTCGGAACCATAATCGATCTATTACAATTTGATCGATGTTCTGGTAAATTTACCTATCTCAAAAAATATGAAATCCCCAATTCAGCTCTTGCACTCGGTGGATGTTTTTCACCAAATTCACGATTTCTATATGTATCTGGTAGATATTCATTATATCAAATAGATCTATTTAGCAAAGAAAAGGAAATTATTAAAATTGACACCGTAGATTCATTTATTGAAATATTGGGGGGAGGTTTTACAGGTTATGTATTATTTGGTCCAATGGAGCGTGGCCCGGATGGTCGGATATATAATGTTTCCGGGACCTTCAGAAGAATGATCAATGTTATTGATAAACCCAATCTATTAGGTAAAGCATGTATAGTAAAAAAACATTCGATCCG harbors:
- a CDS encoding T9SS type A sorting domain-containing protein, with translation MASLNGKIVQQFNLKAINKIDISNFHAGVYVIHIQDHPQIVTRVIIE
- a CDS encoding T9SS type A sorting domain-containing protein, producing MVFGLVYHSQAQKHYDYNWAFGYGTGIYNDTNYFGGAIMSFNDNIIHFYPQDRSFDIRFQSNTYSNKFGEFMYLSNGCSLTDKYANNLKGADTIGFSRVWSINCPNSNNVVQAGLFIPTDDSTINYIYLVVDTIGLKIKYKYLLSAKIYIPTDSLIYKDRLIIQDTLYHGLHAISAIDANKWWIICPQYNVNKFWTFLYSSEGVIQKIENNIGIINDSLSSGAGQGYFSPDGRHYALYSPYGGMQVFNFNRLNGQLSNFRFYNIKYPYNVGVGLSFSPDSRFVYVCNPTEVLQIDLHESDSTKAIDTVGVFDNFFEPYPTTYLQMALGPDCRIYISTYGGNRYLHVIMYPNNKGKACQLINRGLKLPSRNSFAIPNNPHYRVDDPYPCDSTIAIHLNVGTQDQEEGVYRSNDLMIYPIPAEDLLHLQILRDHSSESEVFIYDIQGRMVLHQCYLSLNDEQTIDVGRLYSGIYFIIVRDRTGKRWMERFVKR
- a CDS encoding T9SS type A sorting domain-containing protein, which encodes MRLKKFILILMVFGLAYHSQAQKHDYTWLLGYDNGVSSAGDTFGISRMDFNTPSLNPKIFLDTTLYMDFDGASSCMSDRNGKFIFATNSVKIIDATGKTMINGYDIDPDGSNFASIYPQTSVSIPLNSDTNKYMILHESIILAKGSGAGKPLLSRIVNLNIPNSLGIADKKSKIFYNDTIQPLVMSPVRHANGRDWWLAKPGLIENYIYTFLIRDTNILLYEKQRIDTALYHSYSQGCFSTNGKFYAKVTTGQDSVGTIIDLLQFDRCSGKFTYLKKYEIPNSALALGGCFSPNSRFLYVSGRYSLYQIDLFSKEKEIIKIDTVDSFIEILGGGFTGYVLFGPMERGPDGRIYNVSGTFRRMINVIDKPNLLGKACIVKKHSIRLSGLQETIPNHPNYRLGPIDGSPCDTLGINNIPVAEFRYDQDTSEYKKIEFTNLSWYEPDEYWWDWGDGRAMYYTTVWDSSIIHTYAKDGVYQVCLRAKNINGEHIVCKEIKLGTTGINSHDSNIDIQMHPNPAHDLIIINVEDYLPSKMLMTIYDIQGKQLLHKRLYQGSNVIDLEDMNAGVYIVEIKERGIMLRSEKLVKL